The genomic window CCTGCGCGATCGCGGACAGGCTCAGCGCGCCGCCGCCGCTCTCCAGCGCGAGCAGGACCCGCATCGCGGTCTCGACGGACTGGATGCCCTGCCGCTCCCCGTTGTGCTCCTTGGGGTCAGTGGTGGTCACGGCGCAGCTCTCTCCCCTGCCGGTGGACGAACGCGTGGCGCTCCGCTGGACGTGCCGCGATGTTCCGTGGGTTCCTGTGCGGCGCCGCCGTGGCTGGTCGCGCGGTTCCCCGCGCCCCTTCGGGGCGTTGACGAACCGTCGGCCGACGAGCCTACCCGCGTCTTCTCAACCGATCTTACATTCACTATTGCGGAATGCGTTACGTTCTGGTGAACTGCGATCCGGTGGCACTCACCGCCACCCGGCTGCTCCCCCGCCGCACCGGCGTCCCCCTCGCAGCCGACGAGCCGCTTGTCCGACGCGCATCCACCGCCGTCTCCCGCCCGCTCCGGCCCTTCACGCCGGCCGGGCCCCCTCCCGGAACCGCACACGGGACCTCGCTCCCCCACGAGGCCTCGTCGGCGTCCGTGATCCCCCGAGGAGAACTCCGCAATGAAGCTGATCGGCCTCGAAGAACACTTCGTGACCCCCGACCTGGTGGGCCACGGCGCGTCCACCGCCTCCATCGCCCAGCCCCACGCCTGGGCGGAGGCCTCCCGCCGGCTCCTCGACCTCACCGAGGAACGTCTCGACGGCATGGACGCGGCGGGCCTGGACATGCAGGTGCTCTCGCTCAACTCCCCCGGTCTCCAGGCGGAGAAGGACCCGGCCGCCGCCGTACGGCAGGCGATCACGGTCAACGACTTCCTGACCGGTGTCATCGCCGGGCACCCCGACCGCTTCTCCGGCTTCGCCGCCCTGCCGCTGCAGGACCCGAAGGCCGCCGCCGACGAACTGGAGCGGGCGGTCACCCAGCTCGGGCTGCGCGGAGCCCTCGTCAACGCGCACACCCACGGCAGGTACCTCGACGACCCCGCCCTGCGCGTGGTCTGGGAGCGCGCCGAACACCTCGACGTGCCGCTCTATCTGCACCCGGCCAACGGCGTCGACACCGCGCACGTGCTGTCCGGCCACCCCGAGCTCGTCGGCCCGATGTGGAGCTGGGGCATCGACACGGCCACCCACGCCCTGCGGCTGATCTTCGGCGGTGTCTTCGACGACTTCCCGAAGGCCAAGCTGCTGCTCGGCCACATGGGAGAGGGGCTGCCGTTCGTGCTGTGGCGCATGGACTCCCGCTGGGAGTTCCACGCCCACCACGGCATCGAGCTGAAGCGCGGCCGCCCCTCGGAGTACATCCGCAACAACCTCTACATCACGACCAGCGGCGTCTGCTCCTCCGCCCCGCTCCTGACCGCGCTGCTCTCGATGGGCGCCGACCACATCCTCTTCGGCACCGACTACCCCTTCGAGGACATGGAGACGGCCACGAATTTCCTGCGGAACGCGCCGATCAGCGACGCCGACCGACTCAAGATCGGCCACCAGAACGCCGAGAAGCTCCTCGGCCTCTCCACCGACCCCGCGCCCGCACCCGCGTACGCCGGTGTCTGAGCGGAAGGCCACGCACATGCACGACAAGGCCACGCACATCTACGACGTCGCCGTCATCGGGTACGGGCCCGTCGGCATGGTCACGGCGGCACTGCTGGGGCAGGCCGGCCATGACGTGATCGTGCTGGAGCGCTACCCCACCCTCTACAACCTGCCGCGCGCCGCCATCTTCGACGACGAGACGATGCGGACCTTCGACCGCCTCGGCCTCTCCGGGGCCCTGCTGCCCACGCTGCACGTCCAGCGGAACTACGAGTGGCGCAACGGCTCGGGCGAACTCCTCATCGAGCACGACTTCGCCGCCGTCGGCGGCCAGGGCTGGGCGGAGTGGTACATGATGTACCAGCCGTACCTGGAGGACGCCCTCGACCACCTGGTCCGAGGTCTCGGCAACGTCGAGATCCGGATGGACTCCCGGGTCACCGACCTGCACGACGCGCCGCACGGCGTGGATGTCCAGGTCGAGGGAGCCGACACCGTCGTCCCGGCCCGGTATGTGGTCGCCTGCGACGGAGGCAACAGCTTCACCCGCGACCGGCTCGCCGTCGGGCAGGACGACTACGGGTTCTCCGAGCCGTGGATGGTCTGCGACTTCCGGCTGAAGGAGGACGGCGGCGCGGACATCCCCAAGGCCCGCCAGGTGTGCGACCCGAGGCAGCCGATCTCGATCATCTCGCTGGGCCCCGAGCACCACCGGTTCAGCTTCATGCTCGACTCGGCGGAGTCCTTCCCCGTGGAACGGGAGCCCGACCGGGTGTGGGCGCGGGTCGCCGACTACGTCGACCGGAGCCAGGCCGACCTCATCCGCGTCGCCACCTACACCTTCCGCTCGCTCGTCGCGGAGCACTGGCGCCGTGGCCGGATCCTGCTGGCCGGCGACGCGGCCCACCAGATGCCGCCGTTCCTCGGACAGGGCATGTGCTCGGGCATCCGGGACGCCCAGAACATCGCGTTCAAGCTCGACGCCGTACTGCGCGGCGCCGACGACGCGCTCCTCGACACGTACCAGAGCGAACGCGAACCGCATGTGCGGGCCATCATCGCCAAGGGCATCGAGCTGGGCCGGGTGCAGACCGTGCGCGACCCGACGGCGGCCGCCGAGCGTGACGCCCGCCTGATCGCGCAGCGCGAGGCGAACGGGCGCCCCGAGAAGATGCGCTTCCCGGGCCTCGGTCCGGGTCTGCACGACGCGTCCCCGCAGGCCGGGCATCTGATGCCGCAGGGCCGGGTCGAGTCGCACGGCGCCGAGGGGCTCTTCGACGCCGTACTCGGCCGTGGTTTCGTCCTCCTCGTCGACGGCCGCGAAGGCGCCTCGCTCGACACCTCCGCCGCCGAACTCGCCGCCCGCCTCGGCGTCGGCGTCCACCATCTCACCGACCGCCGCCTCACCACCGAAGGGTTCACCGACGTCGGCGGCGTCTACGGACGCTGGTTCGACGCGACCGGCACCACTGCCGTCCTGTGGCGGCCCGACTTCTACATCCTCGGCACCGTGGCCTCGCTCACAGATGTCCCGGCGCTCCTGAAGACCCTTGCCACCGCAGTCGAGCCGATGCAGGCTCCTGCCATCGTCGGAGAAAGGATCCGGCCATGACCGCTCCGTCCGTCATACGCCCGACCGTCCGCAGAGTCCCCGCGACCACGTTCATGCTGATCGCCGCCTGGGTCGTCGCATCCCTGGAAGGTTACGACCTCGCCGTGTACGGCGTCACCGTGCCCGCGCTCCTGGGCGACCCCTCGCTCGGCATCGACAAGGCGGAGGCCGGCACGATCGGCTCGCTCGTCGGCATCGGCATGCTCATCGGCGCCGGCCTCGCCGGAGCCCTCGTCCACCGCACCGGGCCACGCCGGCTCCTGCTCGTCGGAACCACCGTCTTCACGATCGGCATGGCGGTCTGCACGGTCGCGAGCGGCGTCCCGTCCTTCGGCGCCGGCCGCCTGATCGTCGGCCTCGGTCTGGGTGTCGTCCTGCCGACGATCAACGCCTTCGTCGCCGACCTCAGCGAACCCGGCCACCGCAGCCGCAACGTGGCCCTGATCATGAGCGGTTACGCGGCCGGAGCCCTGCTCTCCCCGCTGCTGGGCACGGCCATGCTCCCCGACGTGTCGTACCGCTGGATGTACGTGATCGGTGTCGTCCCGGTGTTCCTGGCCGTGCCGCTGGTGCTCAGGCTCCCCGAGAGCCCCTTCCACCTGCGCCGTACGGGCCGCGCGGACGAGGCACGAGAGGTGGAGGAGCGACTCGGCCTCACCCCGTCGGAAGCCGCGCCGACGACGGACCCGGGCCGCTGGCTCGGCATCGGCTCACTGCTGACCGGCGGGCTCGCGGTGTCGACCGTGCTCTTCTGGGCCATGTCCTTCTGCGGACTCCTGCTGGTCTTCGGCATCAGCACCTGGCTGCCCAGCATCATGCAGGCCGCGGGCTTCTCGCTCGGCTCGGCGCTGATGCAGACGGCGGCGATGTGGCTGGGCGTCGGGGTCGGGGCCATCATCGGTGGCCGGATCGCGGACAAGCTCGGCCCCAAGCGGGTCGTGGTCGCCGCGTTCCTGGTCGGCACCCTGAGCCTGATCGCGATGAGCACCCGCCCGCCGACGGCCGTGATGTTCGTGCTCATGTTCATCAGCGGGTTCGGGTTCATCGGTTCGCAGATCCTCGGCAACGCGTTCATCGTGACCAGGTATCCGGACGCCGTACGCGGCAACGGCCTCGCCTGGGCCCTGTCCATCGGCCGGTTCGGCGCGATCGCCGGCCCGTCGCTGGGCGCGTTCGTCCTCAGCTCGGGCGCCGACATCGAGTGGGCCTTCTACGCCTTCGCCGTCCCCGCGCTCGTCGGAGCGATCGCGGCCGGCGCCGTGCCCCGGGTCCGGGCCGCGGTGGCTCCGTGAGCCTCGTCCACTCGACGGTGGTCCACGAGTCCTGGGGTCAGCGGGTCGTCTTCGGCTCCGGCACCGCACGGGACGACGTGGCGGCCGAGGTCACCGGGCTCGGCGCGAGCCGGGTCCTGGTGATCGCGGCCGACGCGGAACGCGCCCTGGCCGAGGACATCTGCAAGGACCTCCCCGTCGTCGGGATCTTCGGCGGGGTCCGGCCCCACGTTCCGGCCGAGGTCGCCGAGGCCGTACGCGCCGCCGCCCGCGAACACCGGGCCGACCTGCTGCTGAGCGTCGGCGGCGGCTCGACCACCGGCACCGCGAAGGCGGCGGCGCTCACCACCGGCCTGCCGATCCTCGCCGTCCCCACCACCTACGCCGGCTCCGAGGCCACCCCCGTCTGGGGCCTCACCGAGGACGGCCACAAGCGCACCGGCGTCGACCCGAAGGTGCTCCCCCGGGTCGTCGTCTACGACGCCACGCTGATGCTGTCCCTGCCGACCCGGCTGTCGGTGACCTCGGGACTCAACGCCCTCGCCCACTGCGTCGACGCGTGGTGGGCACCACGGCACAGCCCGATCAGCTCCGCCCTGGCCGTCGAGGGCGTCCGGTCGCTGGCGTCCGCGCTGCCGCGCATCGTCGCCGACGGGCAGGACGTCGCCGCCCGCCGCGACATCCTCTTCGGCACCTACCTCGGGGCGGTCGCCTTCGCCGGGGCCGGTTCCGGACTGCACCACAAGGTGTGCCACGTCCTCGGCGGCGCGTACGACCTCGAACACGCCGCCCTGCACTCCGTGGTCCTCCCCCACGTGGTCGGCCTCAACCTGCCCTCCGCCCCGGACGCGGCCCAGCGCCTGGGAGCGGCGCTCGACTCGCCCGCCGATCCCTTCGGCGCCCTGCTCGACCTCCGTGCGAGGCTCGAACCGCCTTGCTCGCTCGCCGAGTTGGGGCTTGCCGAGGAGGAACTCGACCGGGCCACCGACCTGGTCATGGCCCAGGTCCCGGACTCCAACCCGCGCCAGGTGACCCGCGACGAGATGCGCGCCCTGCTGGGGCGCGCATGGCGCGGGGACATTCCGGTGCAGGTGCCGGTGCCTGTGCCTGTGCCTGTGCCTGTGCCGGTGCCGGTGCCTGTGCCTGTGCCGGTGCCGGTGCCTGTGTCTGTGCCTGTGTCTCCGGCCGGCCTTCCCATGGCCGGGCCGGCCCCCGCGCGAAAGAACACGAAAGAGCCGACCGATGACTGAACAGGAGCTGACCGACAAGGTCGTCGCGAGCTTCGACGGCGCGCGGGACGACCGGTTCCGCGAGGTGATGCGGGCCCTCGTCCGGCACGCGCACGCCTTCGTACGCGAGACGCGGCTCACCGAGGACGAATGGTCCGCCGCGATCGCGTTCCTGACGGCGGCCGGTCACCTCACGACCGACACCCGTCAGGAGTTCGTCCTGCTCTCGGACGTCCTCGGCGTCTCGATGCTGACCGTCGCGGTGAACGAACCGGGCGACGGCGAGGCGACCGAGTCCACGGTCCTCGGCCCGTTCTTCGTCCAGGACTCGCCGGGCATCGAGCTCGGCGGGGACATCGCGGGCGGTGCGAGCGGCGAGCCCTCGTGGGTCGAGGGCCGGGTCACCGGCCCCGACGGCGCCCCGGTCGCCGGGGCCCGGGTGGAGGTGTGGGAGGCCGACGACGACGGGATGTACGACGTCCAGTACGACGCCGGCGAACTCGCCGGGCGCGCCCACCTGTTCACCGACACCGACGGCCGCTACCGGTTCTGGGGGCTCACCCCGACGCCGTACCCGATCCCGGACGACGGCCCCGTCGGCCGCCTCCTCGGCCATGCCGGCCGCTCCCCGCTGCGCGCACCCCACCTGCACTTCAAGGTGACGGCACCCGGCTACCGCCCGCTCATCACGCATATCTTCGTCGCGGGCGACCCGGGCCTGGACACCGACTCGGTCTTCGGTGTGAAGGACTCGCTCGTCCGCCCCTTCGACCGACATCCGGCCGGCGCACCGACACCGGACGGCCGTTCCGTGGCAGGGAGTTGGACCTCGGCGAGCTTCGACATCGTGCTGCGGAAGGAGTAGGACCTGATCGGCTCCTCACCGTCCGCTGGGACTCAGGCCCCGCTGGTCCCCGGCCGGCGTGCCGCGTCCGCCGCGCGCCCGGTCGATCACCGCCCAGGCGGCTGCGGCGTCCTGCACCCCCAGGCCGACACTGCCGTAGAACACGATGTCGTCGGGGCCGGTGCGGGCGGCCGCCCGGCCCACGACGACATCGCCGAGGGCGATGAGGTCCTGCCGTACGAGGTCTCCGGACCGTAGCGCGGTCACCACCGGGCCACAGTGTCCCGCCGCGGTCCCGGGATCGTCGACGACGACGGCGCGCGCCCGGCGCAGCACCTCGGGGTCGGTCTCGCAGCGGGTGGGTTCGACGGATCCGACGCTCACGACGGTGCAGCCCTTCGGCAGCCAGGACCCGAGGACGACGGGCTGTTCGCTGAGGGTGCAGGCGGCGACGATGTCCGCTCCCGCCACGGCCTCCTCGGCGGTGGCCGTGGCCTCCACGGCAAGCCCCAGTTCGGCGGCGAGTTCGGCCGCGGCGGCCTGGCGGTTCCGCGGTGTGGGGCTCCAGATCCGTACCGAACTCAACGGGCGTACCCGGGCGATGGCGCGTACGTGGGCACGGGCCTGAACGCCCGAGCCGATGACCGCGAGGCGGGTGGCGTCCGGGCGCGCGAGGACGTCGACGGCGAGGGCGCTGCCGGCGGCCGTGCGCAGCGTCGTGACGGTCGTCCCGTCCAGCACGGCGACCGGTCGGCCGGTCTCCGGGTCGAGGGCGGTGATCAAGGCGTGAACGTTGGGCAGTCCGCGTGCGGTGTTCCCCTGGTTGACGCTGCCGAACTTGCTGACCGCGCCCGTGTCGGGAGACAGGCGGGCTGCGTAGCAGAAGACGATGGAGCCGTCGAAGCGGCTGGAGTAGAGGATCTTCTCCGGCAGCTCGGCGGTCCCGTCCCCCAGGGCGGCGAACGCCGCGCGCTGGGACTCGATCGCCGTGCCGGGATCGAAGAGGGACTCCACCCGGCGGCGGGACAGGAACAGGATCTCTTCCGGCTCTTCCGTCATGTGCTCTCGCTTCCTCGTCACGGGGATCGGTGCTGCCTCGGCCGCCGCGGCGGAGGCCGCGCCGAGCGCCACTCCCCCGGCGACGAGCAGGCTCCCCAGCAGTTGTCCCGGTCCGAAGCTTCCGGTACCCGCCAGTGGTGCCGTCAGCGCGGCCGACACCGGGATCAGCCCGGACAACAGTGCCATGCCCACCGCTCCGATCCGGTGGATCGCCCCGAACCACAGCACGATTCCCAGGACCGTCACCGCGAGGATCTGCCAGGCCAGCGCCGCCGCCTCCACGCCGTCCGGCATACGTACCCACGCCGGGCCGTCCACGGCGAGCCCCAGCACCGCCGCCTCCACCGCGGCGATCGCGCAGGCGCAGGTGGTCAACAGCAGCGGCCCGAGGACCCGCAGCACCGGTACGACGAAGAGGGCCATGACCACTTCGCCGCCCATCGCGGCCAGTGACCAGAGCAGTCCGGCCCCGTCGGTCCGCCCGAATCCCTGGACCACGGCCGCCCCGGCCGCCACCACCAGCGCCCCGCAGGCCACCCGTCCCGAGGGGCGCCTCGACTCCAGCAGCGGCGCCAGTATCGCCACCACGACGGGGGTGCACCCCACCACGACGCCCGGAACCGCGGGCTCGGCGGTGCGCTCGGCGGAGAGCACCGCCACGTTGAAGCCGACGAGGCCGGCCGCCGTGACCAGGGTGAGCCGCACCCACAGCCGTGGGGTGAGCCGGCGGACCGGTGCCCATCCACGCCGGGAACAGAGGACGGCCAGCAGCAGGAAGCCGAGGGCGTAGCGCACCGACTGTCCGCCGAGGAACGGGTAGTGCGCCATCATGCTGCTCGCCACGAAGGACACACCGACCAGGACGGCGGAGACGGTACCCATCAGGACACCGAGGCGCTGCGCTCGTGTCATGGGCGGTATCGCGTTCACCTGGTCCGCGCGCCGGGCTCAGCCGCCGAGGTAGGCCTTGACGATCTCCTCGTCCTCGGCCAGCTCGGCTGCGGGGCCGTGGAGTTTCAGCGAGCCGGACTCCAGGACGTAGGCGCGGTCGGCGACTTCGAGTGCGGCCAGGGCGTTCTGCTCCACCAGGAGCACCGTGGTGCCCTGCTCGCGGATCCGGGCGATCGTTTCGAAGATGACGTCGACGAGTACCGGGGCCAGGCCCATGGAGGGTTCGTCGAGCAGGAGCAGTCGTGGTTTGGCCATCATCGCCCGGCCGACGGCGAGCATCTGCTGTTCGCCTCCGGACATGGTGCCGGCTTTCTGGTGGAGGCGTTCGCGGAGCCGGGGGAAGAGTTCGAGGATCATCTCCCGGTCCGCGGCGATCCCTTCTTTGTCCTTGCGCAGGAACGCGCCCATGTCGAGGTTCTCGTCGACGGTCATCCGGGGGAAGATCCGCCGGCCCTCGGGTGAGTGGGCGATGCCGCGTCGGACGACCTCGTGGTCCGGTGTGCCGTTGAGCTGCCGGCCCTGGAAGGTCATGGTGCCGCCCCGCACCGGCAGCAGGCCGGAGATGGCGCGCAGGGTGGTGGATTTGCCCGCGCCGTTGGAGCCGATCAGGGTGACGATCTCGCCGGGGTAGACGGTCAGGGAGAGACCCTTCACCGCGGCGATGTTGCCGTAGTAGACGTGGATCTCGTCGAGTTCGAGCATCGGTTCGCGCGTCTCGGTCACACCGCTGGCGCCGCTCATGTGGTCTTGTCCCTTCCGGACTTGCCGAGGTATGCCTCGATGACCCGGGTGTCGTTCCTGATGTCGTCGGGGCCGCCCTCGGCGATCTTCTGTCCTCTGTCGAGCACGGTGATCCGGTCGGAGACCTGCATGACGACGCTCATGTCGTGCTCGATGAGCAGGACGGAGAGGTCCTTCTCGTCCCGCACCCGGTGGACGAACTCGGTGAACCGGCCGGACTCCTGCGGGTTCATGCCGGCGGTCGGTTCGTCGAGGAGCAGGATGCTCGGGTCGAGCGCGAGTGCCCGTGCGACCTCAAGACGGCGCTGGTCGCCGTAGGAGAGGTTGCGCGCGTACTCGCCCGCGACTTTGGCGATGCCGACGAACTCCATGAGTTCCCGGGCGACTTGCTGCGCTTGGCGTTCCTCGCGGCGCTGGCGGGGGGTGCGCACGATGGTGTGGAAGGGGCCCGACTTCAGCTTGGAGTGCATGGCGACCTTGATGTTCTCCTCGGCCGTCATCAGCCCGAAGAGCCGGATGTTCTGGAAGGTGCGGGCCATGCCGAGGGCGGCGATCCGGTGCGGGACGAGGTTGGTGATGTCCTTCTCGCCCAGGATCACGCGTCCGCTGGTCGCCCGGTACAGGCCGGTGAGCACGTTGAAGAACGTCGTCTTGCCCGCGCCGTTGGGGCCGATCAGGCTGACGACCGACTGCTGGGGGATGGTGAAGGACACGTCGTTGACGGCGACCAGGCCGCCGAACTTCACGGTGATGCGGTCGGCGTGCAGTTTCGGCGTGGTCCCGGCGTCCAGCGGTGCCGTCTCAGGGATCGTCGTCATACCTTCTCCCCCATTCCCGTTCCCGTCTCGTCGGTGACGGTCGGTTCGTCGGCGGCTGTGGTCTTGAGCAAGGGTTCCTCGTCCAGTTCGGGAGCGGGCGCTTCCATGTCGGCGCCGAGGGACTCCATGTCGGTGCGGCTGGGTTCGTGCAGGACCAGCCGGGTCCGTGACTCGGGCAGGATCCCCTCGCGCCGGAACAGCATCATCAGCACGAGGATGCCGCCGAACAGCAGGTAGTTGTAGGAGGGGAAGTTGATGTTCGTCCCGAACTGCTCGTTGAAGGACGTCCCGAACTGCGGCAGGCCGGTGGAGTTGACCCAGGCGAGAACGAGCGCGCCGAGCATGACGCCCCACACGTTGCCCATCCCGCCGAGGACGACCATCGCCAGCAGGGTGATGGAGATGGAGAAGTTGAACCGGTCCGGCAGGACGCCTCCGACGTGCGTGGCGAAGGCGACGCCGGCGAGGCCTCCGGCGACCGCGCCGACGGCGTAGGCGGAGAGCTTGGTGCGCATCAGCGGGACGCCCATCATGCTCGCGGCGAGTTCGTCCTCGCGGATGGCCAGCCAGGCCCGGCCCAGCCGGCCCTCGCGCAGGCGCAGCGAGATGAAGACGACGACGACCACGATCAGCACGAAGACGACGTACTTGTACACCAGGTCGAACGGCCCAAGTGTGAAGGAACCGATGGCGATCGGGTCGACCGGGGTGATGCCCTTGGTGCCGTTGGTCAGGTTGAAGCCGAAGACGTTGTCGCCGTTGGTGAAGACCTGCGGGATGATCTCGCCGAAGCCGAGGGTCACCAGGGCGAGGTAGTCGCTCTTCAGGCGCAGCGTGGGCGCGCCGATGATCACGCCCCACACCGCGCAGAAGCCGGCTCCGATGAGGAGTACCAGCCAGAAGCTGATGTGGATGCCGGGTGCGGTGCCCAGTGCCCCGCCGAAGAGGTGGATGTCGACCTGGTAGAAGAAGCCGGACATCAGCCAGCCCGCGGTGTAGCCGCCGAGTGCCCAGAAGGCGACGAAGCCCAGGTCCAGCAGGCCGGCGTAGCCGACGACGATGTTCAGGCCGAGGGCGCAGATCACCCAGACGAGTGCCTCGTTGACGGAGGTGAGCGGCAGCCACTCGCGGAAGAAGGTCTGCCCGCCGGGGCCGAGGTTGGGGATCACGTAGTAGTAGGCGAGGAACACCAGGACCGCTGCCGCGGTGTACCCGAGCGGCCAGCGCATGCGGTGCGGTATCGCCAGGCCCGGCATCCGCCGCGCCTTGGCAGGAACGTCGACAGCCATGGCTACACCTTCTCCGTGGTCGGTCGGCCGAGCAGGCCTTCGGGCTTGAAGACCATCAGCAGGATGAGGATGGCGAAGACGACGCTCTGGGACCATTTCTGGCCGAAGCCGTAGGGCAGGCCGTCGTTGAAGCCCTGGATGAGGCCGATGAGGATGCCGCCGAGCACGGCGCCGCTGATGTTGCCGATGCCGCCGAGCACGGCGGAGACGAAGGCGATGAGGCCCAGCTGGTAGCCGAGGTTGTATGCCGTGGTGCCCACGACCTGCTGGTACATGACGCCCGCGGTGCCGGCCAGCGCCCCGCCGATCAGGAAGGTGAAGGAGATGGTCCGGTTCACGTTGACGCCCATCAGCCGGGCGGCGTCCTGGTCCTGGGCGACGGCCCGCATCGCCTTGCCCTGCCGGGTGCTGGTGATCACCCAGCGCAGCAGCAGGAGGACCGGCACGGTCACGCCGATGACCGCCAGCAGGCTGTAGTCGACCTGGAAGTCGCCGATCCCGAAGGAGCCTTCGGGAAGGACGCTCGGCCACTGCTTGGGCGTAGAGCCGTTCCACTTCAGACCGATGAACTGCAGGACGAAACTCATGCCGACCGCGGTGATCAGCGGAGCGAGCTTCGGGGCCCGGCGCAGGCGGCGGTAGGCCACGAATTCGAGCGTCACATTGATGCCGCCGCAGAAGAGCATGGTGCCCACGATGGTGACGAGCAGGAGCACGATGCCGAGGAAATCGGAGTGTTCCTGGCCCATGACGGTCGTCAGCAGGAAGCCGCTGAACAGGGCGCCGAGCATGAACAGGTCACCATGGGCGAAGTTGATCAGCTCGATGATGCCGTAGACAAGGGTGTAGCCGAGCGCGATGAGCGCGTACAGCATGCCGAGGTTGAGCCCGACCATGCCCGCGGAGAAGAACTGGGACGGGGAGTTGATCAGGTTGGCGGAGAGCCAGACGACGAGGCCCAGGAGAATGACATAGGTGGCGTAGCGCTGGATGACCGCTTTGCGGTCGATCGCGGCCGGCACCGCGACGCTGGTGGCAGTTGCTGCCATGAAGATCCTCGCGAGGGTCGGGAAACGGTGCGGAAGAAACGGACCGAAGCCAGGTCCGGGGCGGGCGCCACCTGTGTGGGGTGGCGCCCGCCCCGGACCTCAACTCAGCTGACGGGCCAGGGCTTCAGGAACTTCTCTTCCTTGTCCGTGACCTGGAGCACCGAGATGTCGAGGACGCTCACGTCGCCGGTCTTGGGGTCGATGTCCAGTTTCTTGCCCACGACCGACTTGTCGGCCGGGATGCTGATCCCGCTGCCCGAGAAGACCTGCTCCGTGATGGACTTCCGGGTGCCGTCGGACTTCTCGATCGCCTGAAGGATCACCTGCAACGCCTCCACCCCGTAGAGGGCGTAGCTGGTGGCCGGGTCCTCGCCGTACTTCTTCTTGTAGGCGTCGAGCAGGTCCGCGCCCGGGCCGCCCTCCTCACGGAGCGTCGTGGCGGTCAGGCCGGCGAAGGTGAGATAGGCGCCCTGGGCCTGTGCCAGTCCGTCGAATTCGGGATAACCGC from Streptomyces sp. DSM 40750 includes these protein-coding regions:
- a CDS encoding branched-chain amino acid ABC transporter permease, which encodes MAVDVPAKARRMPGLAIPHRMRWPLGYTAAAVLVFLAYYYVIPNLGPGGQTFFREWLPLTSVNEALVWVICALGLNIVVGYAGLLDLGFVAFWALGGYTAGWLMSGFFYQVDIHLFGGALGTAPGIHISFWLVLLIGAGFCAVWGVIIGAPTLRLKSDYLALVTLGFGEIIPQVFTNGDNVFGFNLTNGTKGITPVDPIAIGSFTLGPFDLVYKYVVFVLIVVVVVFISLRLREGRLGRAWLAIREDELAASMMGVPLMRTKLSAYAVGAVAGGLAGVAFATHVGGVLPDRFNFSISITLLAMVVLGGMGNVWGVMLGALVLAWVNSTGLPQFGTSFNEQFGTNINFPSYNYLLFGGILVLMMLFRREGILPESRTRLVLHEPSRTDMESLGADMEAPAPELDEEPLLKTTAADEPTVTDETGTGMGEKV
- a CDS encoding branched-chain amino acid ABC transporter permease: MAATATSVAVPAAIDRKAVIQRYATYVILLGLVVWLSANLINSPSQFFSAGMVGLNLGMLYALIALGYTLVYGIIELINFAHGDLFMLGALFSGFLLTTVMGQEHSDFLGIVLLLVTIVGTMLFCGGINVTLEFVAYRRLRRAPKLAPLITAVGMSFVLQFIGLKWNGSTPKQWPSVLPEGSFGIGDFQVDYSLLAVIGVTVPVLLLLRWVITSTRQGKAMRAVAQDQDAARLMGVNVNRTISFTFLIGGALAGTAGVMYQQVVGTTAYNLGYQLGLIAFVSAVLGGIGNISGAVLGGILIGLIQGFNDGLPYGFGQKWSQSVVFAILILLMVFKPEGLLGRPTTEKV
- a CDS encoding ABC transporter ATP-binding protein, with protein sequence MSGASGVTETREPMLELDEIHVYYGNIAAVKGLSLTVYPGEIVTLIGSNGAGKSTTLRAISGLLPVRGGTMTFQGRQLNGTPDHEVVRRGIAHSPEGRRIFPRMTVDENLDMGAFLRKDKEGIAADREMILELFPRLRERLHQKAGTMSGGEQQMLAVGRAMMAKPRLLLLDEPSMGLAPVLVDVIFETIARIREQGTTVLLVEQNALAALEVADRAYVLESGSLKLHGPAAELAEDEEIVKAYLGG
- a CDS encoding ABC transporter ATP-binding protein, producing the protein MTTIPETAPLDAGTTPKLHADRITVKFGGLVAVNDVSFTIPQQSVVSLIGPNGAGKTTFFNVLTGLYRATSGRVILGEKDITNLVPHRIAALGMARTFQNIRLFGLMTAEENIKVAMHSKLKSGPFHTIVRTPRQRREERQAQQVARELMEFVGIAKVAGEYARNLSYGDQRRLEVARALALDPSILLLDEPTAGMNPQESGRFTEFVHRVRDEKDLSVLLIEHDMSVVMQVSDRITVLDRGQKIAEGGPDDIRNDTRVIEAYLGKSGRDKTT